The following are from one region of the Trueperaceae bacterium genome:
- a CDS encoding NAD-dependent succinate-semialdehyde dehydrogenase: MPDADAKLNDFGAPQRRMLIGGEWVEARGGGTWDLVDPGTEEVVDRVAFGGAEDVRAAVDAAQDAFPGWSGKTAYERAAVLERAADWVTSHADDLALITTQESGKPLAEAKGEWVSAASYLRWFAGEGVRAYGRIVPPSAPKRRIWVVPQPLGVVGTITAWNFPVYNVVRSWAAALAAGNTVVGRPAEYTPRSAFLLGHALMEGGAPPGVINVVNGEPHAMGQALLEDPRVRKIAFTGSVRVGKLLMDGASKTLTRLALELGGNAPVIVFPDAGDIARVAKLAARFKVRNAGQVCIAPQRFLVHESVADDFTGAVAQAMQGMKVGHGTEEGTVVGPLINAKQRDRVEELVGATVAAGAKVAVGGKRPERKGYFFEPTVVTDVEPGMPLDAEEVFGPVMPVSSFGSIDEVVERANAYEAGLAAYVFTRDLNTALVMAERLEAGMVAINDWMPVTAEAPFGGVKGSGFGRETGSEGLHEYLEQKAVYIGGVQL, encoded by the coding sequence ATGCCTGACGCAGACGCCAAGCTCAACGACTTCGGGGCGCCCCAGCGGCGCATGCTCATCGGCGGCGAGTGGGTGGAGGCGCGGGGCGGGGGCACGTGGGACCTCGTGGACCCCGGGACCGAGGAGGTCGTGGACCGCGTCGCCTTCGGCGGCGCCGAGGACGTGCGGGCGGCCGTCGACGCCGCCCAAGACGCGTTCCCGGGCTGGTCCGGCAAGACCGCCTACGAGCGGGCGGCGGTCCTCGAGAGGGCCGCCGACTGGGTCACGAGCCACGCCGACGACCTGGCGCTGATCACGACGCAGGAGTCGGGCAAGCCCCTGGCCGAGGCGAAGGGCGAGTGGGTGTCGGCCGCGAGCTACCTGCGCTGGTTCGCCGGCGAGGGAGTGCGCGCCTACGGGCGCATCGTGCCGCCCAGCGCGCCGAAGCGCCGCATCTGGGTCGTGCCGCAGCCCCTCGGCGTCGTGGGGACGATCACGGCCTGGAACTTCCCCGTCTACAACGTCGTGCGCTCGTGGGCGGCCGCGCTCGCCGCCGGCAACACGGTCGTGGGCCGGCCGGCCGAGTACACGCCGCGCTCGGCGTTCCTCCTCGGTCACGCGCTCATGGAGGGCGGCGCGCCCCCCGGCGTCATCAACGTCGTCAACGGCGAGCCGCACGCCATGGGGCAGGCGCTGCTCGAGGACCCGCGGGTGCGCAAGATCGCCTTCACGGGCAGCGTGCGCGTGGGCAAGCTGCTCATGGACGGCGCCTCGAAGACCCTCACCCGCCTCGCGCTCGAGCTGGGCGGCAACGCGCCCGTGATCGTCTTCCCCGACGCCGGCGACATCGCCCGCGTGGCGAAGCTCGCGGCGCGCTTCAAGGTGCGCAACGCCGGCCAGGTCTGCATCGCGCCGCAGCGCTTCCTCGTCCACGAGTCCGTCGCCGACGACTTCACGGGCGCGGTGGCGCAGGCGATGCAGGGCATGAAGGTCGGCCACGGCACGGAGGAGGGCACCGTCGTCGGCCCGCTCATCAACGCCAAGCAGCGGGACCGCGTCGAGGAGCTGGTGGGCGCGACCGTCGCGGCCGGGGCGAAGGTGGCCGTCGGCGGCAAGCGGCCCGAGCGCAAGGGGTACTTCTTCGAGCCGACCGTCGTCACCGACGTCGAGCCCGGCATGCCGCTCGACGCCGAGGAGGTGTTCGGCCCCGTGATGCCGGTGTCGTCGTTCGGCAGCATCGACGAGGTCGTCGAGCGCGCGAACGCCTACGAGGCGGGCCTGGCGGCGTACGTGTTCACGCGCGACCTCAACACCGCCCTGGTGATGGCCGAGCGCCTCGAGGCGGGCATGGTGGCCATCAACGACTGGATGCCCGTCACCGCCGAGGCGCCGTTCGGCGGCGTCAAGGGCTCCGGCTTCGGCCG
- a CDS encoding NAD(P)/FAD-dependent oxidoreductase, with protein sequence MPVTERADVIVLGAGVAGLSAAQALVDTDLDVVVLEARERLGGRVHTDKQFAGFPLEFGAEFVHGERAPTWELIDRLGLHTVHWNKRDDSWVRMADGRRLTMAEARAEDPGFDVTRTWRLPPVPPRPLESFGQYLRRIGFEPEQVDYVRRSFANAAGESLRHLDAASMLDSIAGSDETGLEDFRIVEGYAAIVEALGVGVEIRLGCQVTRVEVGEDGVLASTAAGETYAARLLVCTLPVGVLAAGDVEFVPGLPEGKLTALRGLGMGPVVKCVYRFREPLTPPGIKAIYAAGRAPMWWTPSFGHETDAVVWTAFVTGDAAMDLLRRGEAGALDGALESLRRELGRPGLQAVEARLVDWVNDPYARGGYSYVRPGHRGVRELLAEPTPPLLWAGEAAAPEGDAATVHGALASGRRAATEVLKLLRPRAYDGSEVVV encoded by the coding sequence ATGCCGGTTACGGAGAGAGCCGACGTGATCGTCCTGGGCGCCGGGGTCGCGGGTCTGTCCGCCGCCCAGGCGCTCGTCGACACCGACCTCGACGTCGTCGTGCTCGAGGCGCGCGAGCGTCTCGGCGGGCGCGTGCACACCGACAAGCAGTTCGCCGGCTTCCCGCTCGAGTTCGGCGCCGAGTTCGTCCACGGCGAGCGTGCGCCCACGTGGGAGCTGATCGACCGCCTCGGACTCCACACCGTGCACTGGAACAAGCGCGACGACTCGTGGGTCCGCATGGCCGACGGACGCCGCCTCACGATGGCCGAGGCCCGCGCCGAGGACCCCGGCTTCGACGTCACGCGCACCTGGAGGCTGCCGCCCGTGCCGCCCCGGCCCCTGGAGTCGTTCGGCCAGTACCTCAGGCGCATCGGCTTCGAACCTGAGCAGGTCGACTACGTCAGGCGCTCGTTCGCCAACGCCGCCGGCGAGTCGCTGCGGCACCTCGACGCCGCCAGCATGCTCGACTCGATCGCCGGCAGCGACGAGACCGGGCTCGAGGACTTCCGCATCGTCGAGGGCTACGCCGCGATCGTCGAGGCCCTGGGCGTGGGCGTCGAGATCCGCCTGGGCTGCCAGGTGACGCGCGTGGAGGTCGGCGAGGACGGCGTGCTGGCCAGCACCGCCGCCGGCGAGACCTACGCGGCCAGGCTGCTCGTGTGCACGCTGCCGGTGGGCGTGCTGGCCGCCGGCGACGTCGAGTTCGTCCCGGGCCTGCCGGAGGGGAAGCTGACGGCGCTGCGCGGCCTGGGCATGGGGCCCGTCGTCAAGTGCGTCTACCGCTTCAGGGAGCCGCTCACCCCGCCGGGCATCAAGGCGATCTACGCGGCCGGCCGCGCGCCGATGTGGTGGACGCCGTCGTTCGGGCACGAGACCGACGCCGTCGTGTGGACGGCCTTCGTTACCGGCGACGCGGCCATGGACCTGCTGCGCCGCGGCGAGGCGGGAGCCCTCGACGGCGCCCTCGAGAGCCTGCGACGCGAGCTGGGCCGTCCCGGCCTGCAGGCCGTCGAGGCGCGGCTCGTCGACTGGGTCAACGACCCCTACGCGCGCGGCGGCTACAGCTACGTGCGACCCGGCCACCGCGGCGTGCGCGAGCTGCTGGCCGAGCCCACGCCGCCCCTGCTGTGGGCCGGCGAGGCGGCCGCTCCCGAGGGGGACGCCGCGACCGTGCACGGGGCCCTGGCGAGCGGTCGCCGGGCGGCCACCGAGGTCCTGAAGCTCCTCAGGCCGCGCGCCTATGATGGGAGCGAAGTGGTCGTCTGA
- a CDS encoding aspartate aminotransferase family protein, which translates to MRSPSISLRTAVPGPRSLELAARRDAAGARGASRLTDVAVARAHGAVVEDVDGNRLIDMAGGIGALALGHTPASVVEAIGRQAAELVHVCGIVATYEPQVRLLERLCELAPGDFPKKAVLLNSGAEALETCVKVARAHTGRQAIVVFEGGYHGRTNMTLGMTSKYALFKKGFGPFPAEIYRLPFPNPYRRPDGLSEEAYVEAAVRSLEHATVAQVDPEAVAAIVVEPVQGEGGFVPVPPRFWRALRELADRSGAVLVADEVQCGMGRTGRLWAVEHLGPAPDLVATAKSLGSGMPIAAVVGRAEVMDAPHPGGLGGTYSGNPLACAAALATLEEIASEAFLARARAVGERLRARLEEIAARHPSVGDVRGLGPMLAIEFVRDEAKTPWPELVLEVTRQALSRGVIVIRAGLYSNCLRFLPPLNITDDQIDEALAVVDESIAAAERALGKETLTHA; encoded by the coding sequence TTGCGTTCGCCCAGCATCAGCCTGAGGACCGCCGTGCCCGGTCCGCGCAGCCTCGAGCTCGCCGCCCGGCGCGACGCGGCGGGCGCGCGCGGCGCCTCGCGGCTGACCGACGTCGCCGTGGCCCGCGCCCACGGGGCCGTCGTCGAGGACGTCGACGGCAACCGCCTCATCGACATGGCGGGCGGCATCGGCGCGCTCGCCCTGGGGCACACGCCGGCGTCCGTGGTCGAGGCCATCGGGCGCCAGGCCGCGGAGCTGGTGCACGTGTGCGGCATCGTCGCCACGTACGAGCCGCAGGTGCGGCTCCTCGAGCGCCTGTGCGAGCTCGCGCCGGGCGACTTCCCGAAGAAGGCCGTGCTGCTGAACTCCGGCGCCGAGGCGCTGGAGACCTGCGTGAAGGTCGCGCGGGCCCACACGGGCCGGCAGGCGATCGTCGTGTTCGAGGGCGGCTACCACGGGCGCACGAACATGACGCTCGGCATGACGAGCAAGTACGCCCTGTTCAAGAAGGGCTTCGGCCCGTTCCCAGCCGAGATCTACCGGCTGCCGTTCCCGAACCCGTACCGGCGCCCTGATGGCCTCTCGGAGGAGGCGTACGTTGAGGCCGCGGTCCGGTCCCTGGAGCACGCGACGGTCGCCCAGGTGGACCCCGAGGCGGTGGCCGCCATCGTCGTCGAGCCGGTCCAGGGCGAGGGCGGCTTCGTGCCGGTGCCGCCGCGCTTCTGGCGAGCGCTGCGCGAGCTGGCCGACCGTAGCGGCGCCGTGCTCGTCGCCGACGAGGTGCAGTGCGGCATGGGCCGCACCGGCCGTCTGTGGGCCGTGGAGCACCTCGGTCCCGCTCCCGACCTCGTGGCCACGGCCAAGTCGCTCGGCTCCGGCATGCCCATCGCCGCCGTGGTCGGCAGGGCCGAGGTCATGGACGCCCCGCACCCCGGCGGCCTGGGCGGCACCTACTCCGGCAACCCTCTCGCCTGCGCCGCCGCGCTGGCGACGCTCGAGGAGATCGCCTCGGAGGCGTTCCTGGCGCGGGCGCGCGCGGTGGGCGAGCGCCTGCGGGCGCGGCTCGAGGAGATCGCGGCGCGTCACCCCTCGGTCGGCGACGTCCGGGGCCTCGGGCCGATGCTGGCCATCGAGTTCGTGAGGGACGAGGCCAAGACGCCGTGGCCCGAGCTGGTGCTCGAGGTCACCAGGCAGGCGCTCTCTCGCGGCGTGATCGTGATCCGCGCCGGCCTCTACTCGAACTGCCTGCGCTTCCTGCCGCCCCTCAACATCACCGACGACCAGATCGACGAGGCGCTCGCGGTCGTGGACGAGTCGATCGCCGCCGCCGAGCGCGCGCTAGGGAAGGAGACCCTCACGCATGCCTGA